A genomic window from Salvelinus namaycush isolate Seneca chromosome 21, SaNama_1.0, whole genome shotgun sequence includes:
- the bbs4 gene encoding Bardet-Biedl syndrome 4 protein, protein MADDNPVADAQLPPASEIRKPRPKKAPELPILERRNWLIHLHYIRKDYEICKSIIKEQLHETGGMCEYAIYVQALILRLEGKIQQSLDLFQSCAILNPGSSDNLKQVARSLFLLGKHKAAIEVYNEASQLNEKDWEISHNLGVCYIYTKDFNSAEEQLNIALELSKHDLTYMMLGKIHLLEGDTDKAIDVYRSAVEFSPENTDLLTTLGLLYMQQGKYQKAFEHLGNALTYDPNNFKAILAAGSMMQTHGDYDVAMNKYRVAAYAVPESSPLWNNIGMCFFGNKKYVAAISCLKRANYLSPFDWKILYNLGLVHLTMQQYASAFHFLSAAVNLQPKMAELYMLLAVALTNMDDGENAKRSYEQAVLLDDCNPLINLNFAVLLYNQGDKKGATEQYLEMESKVMESSHNEEFDPELIEMAQKLASALQVGETSVWTKPGKDSKVGQRSKTTSLQPLGTNQALGQAMSSAASKSIQLAAGSKAPPKSTSTPLDEEHDVENAPSPPLGDPESEDPKAKEKKSKSKPVAE, encoded by the exons TCAATTATCAAAGAGCAGCTACACGAAACCGGGGGGATGTGTGAATATGCCATCTATGTACAAG ctTTAATCCTTCGCCTGGAAGGGAAAATCCAGCAGTCACTGGACCTGTTCCAGAGCTGTGCAATACTCAACCCTGGCAGCTCGGATAACCTCAAACAAGTGGCCAGATCCCT ATTTCTCCTTGGTAAGCATAAGGCTGCCATAGAGGTTTACAATGAGGCTTCACAGCTCAATGAGAAAGACTGG GAGATCAGCCACAACTTAGGTGTGTGCTACATCTATACCAAAGACTTCAACAGT GCAGAAGAGCAGTTGAACATCGCCCTGGAGTTGAGCAAGCACGACCTGACCTACATGATGCTGGGAAAGATTCACCTGCTGGAAGGGGACACTGACAAAGCCATCGACGTGTACAGGAGTGCTGTTGA GTTTTCTCCTGAAAACACGGATCTTCTCACCACTCTTGGCCTGCTATACATGCAG CAAGGCAAATATCAGAAAGCCTTTGAACACCTTGGGAATGCCCTGACGTATGACCCCAACAACTTTAAG GCCATACTGGCAGCTGGCAGCATGATGCAGACGCATGGGGACTATGATGTTGCCATGAATAAGTACCGCGTGGCAGCTTATGCTGTACCTGAGAGCTCACCCCTCTGGAATAACATTGGCATGTGCTTCTTCGGAAACAAGAAATATGTGGCG GCCATCAGCTGTCTGAAGAGGGCCAACTACCTGTCTCCGTTTGACTGGAAAATCCTGTACAACCTGGGCCTGGTGCATCTCACCATGCAGCAGTACGCCTCAGCCTTCCACTTCCTCAGTGCTGCCGTCAACCTGCAGCCAAAGATGGCAGAGCTCTATATGCTGCTGGCAG TTGCACTTACTAATATGGATGACGGGGAGAATGCCAAGCGATCATACGAGCAAGCAGTGTTGTTGGATGA CTGTAACCCCTTGATCAATCTGAATTTCGCAGTCCTGTTGTACAATCAAGGAGACAAAAAAGGAGCCACAGAACAGTACCTGGAGATGGAGAGTAAAGTGATGGAAAGCAGCCATAATGAAGAATTTGacccagag CTCATTGAGATGGCCCAGAAGTTGGCATCTGCTCTCCAGGTGGGAGAGACCTCGGTGTGGACCAAGCCAGGTAAGGACTCCAAAGTCGGTCAGCGTTCCAAGACCACGTCCCTGCAGCCCCTGGGCACCAACCAGGCCCTTGGGCAGGCCATGTCTTCAGCTGCCAGCAAAAGCATCCAGCTAGCTGCAG GCTCTAAGGCTCCACCCAAGTCCACCTCCACGCCGCTAGATGAAGAGCATGATGTGGAGAATGCCCCTTCCCCTCCCCTGGGGGACCCTGAGTCAGAGGATCCCAAAGCCAAAGAAAAGAAGAGCAAGTCTAAACCTGTGGCTGAGTAG